From one Clostridia bacterium genomic stretch:
- the prmA gene encoding 50S ribosomal protein L11 methyltransferase, which translates to MIYTDVAARVKTADTEAASAVFTMAYDGGICVEDCSDIAEAAAVMRMDYIDRELAERNKGFSIIHLYLPETEDLSAVTGFIKERFAADGIEYELSFNPVAEEDFANAWKAYYEPVKTGGRITVVPSWKDYEPEDGEIILKMDPEMAFGSGTHESTRLCLGELDKLVRPGCAVLDVGCGSGILAIASVLLGAGSAEACDVDGISVETAKRNCEKNGVSVKTYRSDLFSAVAGRFDVICANIVADIIIRMAPEIKAHMNAGGVFLCSGIIAERAGEVRGALEANGLTVLRTDELNGWAAIVAE; encoded by the coding sequence ATGATCTATACCGACGTCGCCGCGCGGGTGAAGACCGCCGACACCGAAGCCGCCTCCGCCGTCTTCACGATGGCGTACGACGGCGGCATCTGCGTCGAGGACTGCTCCGACATCGCCGAGGCCGCCGCGGTAATGCGCATGGACTACATCGACCGCGAGCTCGCCGAGCGCAACAAGGGCTTCTCGATCATACACCTCTACCTGCCGGAAACGGAGGACCTCTCCGCCGTGACCGGCTTCATAAAGGAGCGCTTCGCCGCCGACGGCATAGAGTACGAGCTCTCCTTCAACCCCGTCGCGGAGGAGGACTTCGCGAACGCGTGGAAGGCGTATTACGAGCCGGTGAAGACCGGCGGGCGCATAACCGTCGTGCCGTCGTGGAAGGACTACGAGCCGGAGGACGGCGAGATAATTCTGAAGATGGATCCCGAAATGGCGTTCGGCTCCGGCACTCACGAGAGCACCCGCCTCTGCCTCGGCGAGCTGGATAAGCTCGTCCGCCCCGGCTGCGCCGTGCTGGACGTCGGCTGCGGGAGCGGCATCCTCGCGATCGCTTCCGTGCTGCTCGGCGCGGGAAGCGCCGAGGCGTGCGACGTAGACGGCATCTCCGTGGAGACCGCCAAGCGCAACTGCGAGAAGAACGGCGTGAGCGTGAAGACCTACCGCTCCGACCTGTTTTCCGCGGTCGCGGGGCGCTTCGACGTCATCTGCGCGAACATAGTGGCGGACATCATCATCCGCATGGCGCCGGAGATAAAGGCGCACATGAACGCCGGCGGCGTCTTCCTCTGCTCCGGCATCATCGCGGAGCGCGCGGGCGAGGTCCGCGGCGCGCTTGAAGCGAACGGTCTGACCGTCCTGCGCACCGACGAGCTCAACGGCTGGGCGGCGATCGTCGCGGAGTGA